In bacterium HR11, the following proteins share a genomic window:
- the yabJ gene encoding 2-iminobutanoate/2-iminopropanoate deaminase, whose product MARKKVIYTDKAPAPVGPYSQAIQVGPWLFLSGQIAIDPATQQFVGGSIEEQTERVMENLRAVVEAAGGTLEDLVQVTIYLKDMSLFPRVNQVYARYVGAHPPARATVAVADLPRGADIEVAAVAYIASAAGSTA is encoded by the coding sequence ATGGCGCGGAAAAAGGTCATTTACACGGATAAGGCGCCCGCCCCCGTCGGGCCTTACAGCCAGGCCATTCAGGTCGGACCCTGGCTGTTCCTCTCGGGTCAGATCGCCATCGACCCGGCCACGCAACAGTTTGTCGGCGGCTCCATCGAGGAACAGACCGAACGGGTCATGGAAAACCTGCGGGCCGTCGTCGAGGCGGCCGGCGGGACGCTGGAGGACCTCGTCCAGGTGACGATCTATCTCAAGGACATGAGCCTGTTCCCCCGCGTGAACCAGGTGTACGCCCGTTACGTGGGTGCCCATCCGCCGGCCCGGGCGACCGTCGCCGTCGCCGACCTCCCGCGGGGCGCCGACATCGAGGTCGCCGCCGTCGCCTACATCGCCTCGGCGGCCGGCTCGACGGCATAA